The Euphorbia lathyris chromosome 3, ddEupLath1.1, whole genome shotgun sequence genome contains a region encoding:
- the LOC136223128 gene encoding 4-coumarate--CoA ligase 2-like — protein sequence METKQEEIIFRSKLPDIYIPNHLPLHSYIFQNIANHSSNTCLINGATGQIYTYAEVELTSRRVASGLHKFGIKQGQVIMLLLHNCPEFVLAFLGASFRGAIATAANPLFTPAEIAKQAIASNTKLIITQAAYAEKVKDLENVKIICIDSAPDGCFHFSELENSDESELPSVEFSPDDVVALPYSSGTTGLPKGVMLTHKGLVSSVGQQVDGENPNLYFHSEDVILCVLPMFHIYALNSIMLCGLRVGAAIMIMPKFDINSLLQLIQKYKVTVLPIVPPVVLNIAKSPEAEKYDLSSIRMLKSGAAPLGKELEDTVRSKFPRAVLGQGYGMTEAGPVLAMCLAFAKEPFEIKAGACGTVVRNAEMKIVDPETGLSLPRNQAGEICIRGDQIMKGYLNDPEATTRTIDKQGWLHTGDIGFIDDDDELFIVDRLKELIKFKGYQVAPAELEAMLLAHPQISDAAVVAMKDESAGEVPVAFVVRSEESSITEDEIKQYISKQVVFYKRIKSVFFTQVIPKAPSGKILRKILREKLAVTSQT from the exons ATGGAAACCAAACAAGAAGAAATCATCTTCCGATCCAAGCTTCCTGACATCTACATCCCCAACcatcttcctctgcattcatACATTTTCCAAAATATTGCTAACCATTCATCCAACACTTGTTTAATCAATGGCGCAACTGGCCAAATCTATACATACGCAGAGGTTGAGCTTACATCAAGAAGAGTCGCTTCTGGTCTCCACAAATTCGGAATTAAACAAGGACAAGTTATCATGCTTCTATTACACAATTGTCCAGAGTTCGTCCTTGCCTTCCTCGGCGCCTCCTTTCGCGGCGCAATTGCCACCGCAGCCAACCCTCTGTTTACTCCGGCTGAGATAGCTAAGCAAGCTATAGCATCAAACACCAAGCTAATTATTACACAAGCCGCTTATGCCGAAAAAGTCAAGGATTTGGAAAATGTCAAAATCATCTGTATCGACTCTGCTCCAGACGGCTGCTTTCATTTCTCGGAGCTGGAAAACTCCGACGAATCTGAATTACCGAGCGTAGAATTCTCACCGGATGACGTGGTGGCGCTTCCGTACTCCTCCGGGACAACTGGATTGCCGAAAGGGGTTATGTTGACTCACAAAGGACTGGTTTCAAGCGTGGGTCAACAAGTGGATGGAGAAAATCCGAATTTGTATTTCCACAGCGAAGATGTGATTTTGTGTGTGCTGCCGATGTTTCATATCTATGCTCTGAATTCAATAATGCTGTGTGGATTGAGAGTTGGAGCTGCAATTATGATCATGCCCAAGTTTGACATTAATTCGCTGTTGCAGCTCATTCAGAAATATAAGGTTACTGTTCTTCCAATTGTGCCGCCGGTAGTACTGAATATTGCCAAGTCGCCGGAAGCGGAAAAGTATGATTTGTCGTCGATAAGGATGCTTAAGTCCGGCGCCGCGCCCTTGGGTAAGGAGCTTGAAGATACTGTAAGATCCAAGTTTCCTAGAGCTGTTCTTGGTCAG GGGTATGGAATGACGGAGGCAGGGCCTGTGCTAGCGATGTGCTTGGCATTTGCTAAAGAGCCATTTGAGATAAAAGCAGGGGCATGTGGTACAGTGGTTAGGAATGCAGAAATGAAGATTGTTGACCCCGAAACTGGACTCTCACTTCCTAGAAACCAGGCAGGAGAGATTTGCATTCGAGGAGATCAAATCATGAAAG GATATCTTAATGATCCTGAGGCGACAACAAGAACCATAGACAAACAAGGATGGTTACATACAGGTGATATTGGGTTCATTGACGATGATGATGAGCTCTTCATTGTGGATAGGTTGAAGGAATTGATCAAGTTCAAAGGCTATCAGGTGGCCCCGGCTGAGCTTGAAGCCATGCTCTTAGCTCATCCTCAAATATCTGATGCTGCTGTTGTGGC GATGAAAGATGAAAGTGCTGGAGAAGTGCCAGTTGCATTTGTTGTAAGATCTGAGGAGTCAAGTATTACAGAGGACGAAATTAAGCAGTACATATCCAAACAG GTGGTGTTTTACAAAAGAATAAAAAGTGTATTCTTCACACAAGTAATTCCAAAAGCACCATCAGGCAAAATTTTAAGGAAAATTTTACGAGAAAAACTGGCAGTTACTTCTCAAACTTAA